Proteins encoded in a region of the Clostridium butyricum genome:
- the folK gene encoding 2-amino-4-hydroxy-6-hydroxymethyldihydropteridine diphosphokinase, with the protein MDKIFLKNVEIFAKHGVFQEEKTLGQKFILDIELSLDTKEAGVTGDLTKSVHYGELCHRIEEIFTKESYDLIETAAQKVADYILYNYDMVHSTKVTLKKPWAPIGRHLDYAGIEIERGWHEAYLSIGSNIGDKQSNLKDAIERLSLLNEIKVEKVSEFLVTEPWGYTDQEEFLNGAVKIKTTFSPKELVRALLKIESEMKRERIIKWGPRIIDLDVVFYDDLISDDEEIILPHPRMEEREFVLKPLSEICPYKIHPVLRKSIVKLLDELN; encoded by the coding sequence ATGGATAAAATATTTTTGAAGAATGTTGAGATTTTTGCAAAACATGGAGTTTTTCAGGAAGAAAAGACTCTTGGGCAAAAGTTCATATTAGATATAGAACTGTCTCTTGATACAAAAGAAGCAGGAGTAACAGGGGATTTAACTAAATCAGTTCATTATGGGGAACTATGTCATAGAATTGAAGAGATTTTCACGAAGGAATCATATGATTTAATAGAAACAGCAGCTCAAAAGGTAGCAGATTACATATTATATAATTATGATATGGTACATAGTACAAAAGTAACATTAAAGAAACCTTGGGCGCCGATTGGAAGACATCTTGACTATGCAGGTATTGAAATTGAAAGAGGATGGCATGAAGCTTATTTATCAATAGGAAGTAATATTGGAGATAAGCAAAGCAACTTAAAAGATGCAATTGAAAGATTATCATTATTAAATGAAATAAAAGTTGAAAAAGTTTCTGAATTTTTAGTTACAGAACCTTGGGGATATACTGATCAAGAAGAATTTTTAAATGGAGCAGTTAAAATAAAAACAACATTTTCACCTAAGGAACTTGTAAGAGCATTATTAAAAATTGAAAGTGAAATGAAGAGAGAAAGAATTATAAAATGGGGACCAAGAATAATAGATCTTGATGTTGTATTTTACGATGATTTAATAAGTGATGATGAAGAAATAATACTTCCACATCCAAGAATGGAAGAAAGGGAATTTGTACTTAAGCCTCTTTCGGAAATATGTCCATATAAAATTCATCCAGTTTTAAGAAAATCTATAGTTAAACTGCTTGATGAATTAAATTAA
- the folP gene encoding dihydropteroate synthase — MKIGNKEFKLGERTYVMGILNATPDSFSDGGKFNEVEIALKRVEEMISQGADIIDVGGESTRPNFTVVEVDDEINRVVPVIKAIKEKFDITVSIDTYKAKTAEAAIKAGADIINDVWGFKKDKNMASVAAKYDVPCILMHNREDKPYENLMEDVKNDLMESIKIAMDAGVKKENIILDPGIGFAKTYEENLIVMKNVKEIRDMGYPVLLGTSRKSMIGNTLNLPVDQRVEGTLVTTVMGIMSGCEFIRVHDVLENKRACIMTDKILSV; from the coding sequence ATGAAAATAGGTAATAAGGAATTTAAACTAGGGGAAAGAACTTATGTTATGGGAATATTAAATGCTACACCTGATTCATTTTCAGATGGAGGCAAGTTTAATGAAGTTGAAATAGCATTAAAAAGAGTTGAGGAAATGATAAGCCAGGGAGCAGATATAATAGATGTTGGAGGAGAATCAACAAGACCTAACTTTACAGTAGTAGAAGTTGATGATGAAATAAATAGAGTAGTGCCAGTAATTAAAGCTATAAAAGAGAAGTTTGATATTACTGTTTCAATTGATACATATAAGGCAAAGACTGCAGAAGCAGCAATTAAAGCAGGTGCTGATATTATAAATGATGTATGGGGATTTAAAAAGGACAAGAATATGGCTTCTGTTGCAGCTAAATATGATGTACCATGTATTCTTATGCATAATAGAGAAGATAAGCCATATGAAAATTTAATGGAAGATGTTAAAAATGATTTAATGGAATCTATAAAAATTGCTATGGATGCAGGTGTTAAAAAAGAAAATATAATATTAGATCCAGGTATAGGATTTGCAAAAACATATGAAGAAAACTTAATTGTAATGAAAAATGTAAAAGAGATAAGAGATATGGGTTATCCTGTTTTACTTGGAACATCAAGAAAATCAATGATAGGAAATACTTTAAATCTACCTGTAGATCAAAGAGTAGAAGGTACACTTGTTACTACAGTAATGGGAATAATGTCAGGTTGTGAATTTATTAGAGTTCATGATGTACTTGAAAACAAAAGAGCATGCATTATGACAGATAAGATTTTAAGTGTTTAG
- a CDS encoding M18 family aminopeptidase, whose amino-acid sequence MSNTKQLLDFINKSKTAFQGAYEVKDILDKNGFTELKESDCWNLKHGDKHYIMKNDSAIIAFEIGCGEIEEDGFRLIGAHTDSPGFRIKPSAEMTVENNYVKLNTEVYGGPILSTWFDRPLSIAGRVTLKSDNVFKPETRLVDINKPVLIIPNLAIHMNRSVNEGYEFNKQKDVLPLLALCNEKLEKDNYLMNLLAETLNVEKENILDFDLFLYDVSEGSLVGLNEELISVGRLDDLWMVFAGLKALTESNKIKATKVLVALDNEEIGSLTSQGANSSILENILERIVLGLNKDREGFRRALSNSVMISADLAHAIHPNYTEKCDPTNKPLLGGGPVIKIAASGSYSTDSYAAGVFKGVCEKAGVPCQVFVNRSDMRGGTTIGPITAAKLNIPVIDMGAPLLSMHSIRELASVKDNEYTIKAFTEFFN is encoded by the coding sequence ATGAGTAATACAAAACAATTATTAGATTTTATCAATAAAAGTAAAACGGCATTTCAAGGTGCATATGAAGTAAAAGATATATTAGACAAGAATGGTTTTACAGAATTAAAAGAAAGTGACTGCTGGAATTTAAAGCATGGTGATAAGCATTATATAATGAAAAATGATTCAGCTATAATTGCTTTTGAAATTGGATGTGGAGAAATTGAGGAAGATGGATTTAGATTAATAGGGGCCCACACTGATTCTCCAGGATTTAGAATTAAGCCAAGTGCTGAAATGACAGTTGAAAATAATTATGTAAAGTTAAATACTGAAGTTTATGGTGGTCCTATATTAAGCACATGGTTTGATAGACCATTATCTATTGCTGGTAGAGTTACTTTAAAGAGTGATAATGTATTTAAGCCAGAAACTAGACTTGTAGATATAAATAAACCAGTTTTAATAATACCTAATTTAGCAATACACATGAATAGAAGTGTTAACGAAGGTTATGAGTTTAATAAACAAAAAGACGTTTTACCTTTATTAGCATTATGTAATGAAAAATTAGAAAAAGATAATTACTTAATGAATCTTTTAGCAGAAACTTTAAATGTTGAAAAAGAAAATATTCTTGATTTTGATTTATTCTTATATGATGTTTCAGAAGGCTCTTTAGTTGGTTTAAATGAAGAATTAATTTCAGTTGGAAGATTGGATGATCTTTGGATGGTATTTGCAGGATTAAAAGCATTAACTGAAAGTAATAAAATAAAGGCAACTAAAGTTTTAGTAGCTTTAGACAATGAGGAAATAGGAAGTTTAACTTCTCAAGGAGCTAACTCTTCAATATTAGAAAATATATTAGAAAGAATAGTTTTAGGATTAAACAAGGATAGAGAAGGATTTAGAAGAGCATTATCGAATTCAGTTATGATTTCAGCTGACTTAGCTCATGCTATTCATCCAAATTATACTGAAAAATGTGATCCAACTAATAAACCATTATTAGGAGGAGGTCCTGTAATTAAAATAGCGGCAAGTGGAAGTTATTCAACTGACAGTTATGCTGCAGGAGTATTTAAAGGAGTATGCGAAAAGGCAGGAGTTCCATGTCAGGTATTTGTTAATCGTTCAGACATGAGAGGTGGAACTACAATAGGTCCCATAACAGCTGCAAAACTTAATATTCCAGTTATTGATATGGGTGCACCACTTTTAAGTATGCATTCAATAAGAGAATTAGCATCTGTTAAGGATAATGAATATACAATAAAAGCATTTACAGAATTCTTTAATTAA
- the dapA gene encoding 4-hydroxy-tetrahydrodipicolinate synthase, whose amino-acid sequence MKKVIFKGAAVAIVTPFNEEGINFEELKRLIDFNIENGTDAIVIAGTTGESSTMSDEEHKEVIKFTVDYVNKRIPVIAGTGSNDTLYALELSQYAEKVGVDGLLIVTPYYNKTTQLGLVKHYNYIADRVNIPIILYNVPSRTGVNITPKTCLELSKHKNIVAVKEASGNLSQVAEIRALCGDELNIYSGNDDQISPILSLGGKGVISVLSNVAPKETHEICQLFFDGKAEESAKIQLEYLNLINALFIEVNPIPVKTALGLMGYNVGQLRMPLFPMEECNLEVLKKELKARNLI is encoded by the coding sequence ATGAAGAAAGTGATTTTTAAAGGGGCAGCAGTAGCTATTGTTACACCATTTAATGAAGAAGGAATTAATTTTGAGGAACTTAAAAGACTTATAGACTTTAATATAGAAAATGGAACAGATGCTATTGTAATCGCTGGAACAACAGGGGAATCATCTACAATGAGTGATGAAGAACATAAAGAAGTTATTAAGTTTACAGTAGATTATGTAAATAAAAGAATTCCGGTAATTGCAGGGACAGGATCAAATGATACTTTATATGCCTTGGAATTATCTCAATATGCTGAAAAAGTAGGAGTTGATGGATTATTAATTGTCACTCCATATTATAATAAAACAACTCAATTAGGATTAGTTAAACATTATAATTACATAGCAGACAGAGTTAATATACCTATAATTTTATATAACGTGCCATCAAGAACAGGTGTAAATATAACTCCAAAGACTTGTTTAGAATTATCAAAGCACAAAAATATTGTAGCAGTAAAAGAAGCAAGTGGAAATTTATCACAGGTGGCAGAGATAAGAGCATTATGTGGTGATGAACTTAATATTTACTCTGGAAATGATGATCAGATTTCACCAATATTATCACTTGGTGGAAAGGGCGTAATTTCAGTTCTTTCAAATGTGGCACCAAAAGAAACCCATGAGATATGTCAGTTATTTTTTGACGGTAAGGCAGAAGAAAGTGCAAAGATTCAGTTAGAATACTTAAATCTTATAAATGCTTTATTTATAGAAGTAAATCCTATTCCAGTAAAAACAGCATTAGGTCTTATGGGATATAATGTAGGACAACTTAGAATGCCATTATTTCCAATGGAAGAATGTAATCTTGAAGTTTTAAAGAAAGAATTAAAAGCTAGAAATTTAATATAG
- a CDS encoding cation diffusion facilitator family transporter: protein MLSQFLVNKFIKDHDNTHDIKVRNSYGFLGGIIGILVNVVLFTIKLSVGLITSSISITADAFNNLSDAASSIITILGFKLSSMPADKEHPFGHGRIEYISALIVAFMVMLVGVQFIKSSFQKIINPDIVVFELIPFILLLVSILLKVWLSRFNKHIGNTINSSALKAASVDALGDVFTSSCVAISFLAAKFTSIPIDGYMGMGVALFIVYSGFNLVKETLNPLLGEAPDPELVNAINEKVMSYDNILGTHDLIIHNYGPGRCMCSIHAEIPSDISLVKIHEIIDKAERDISNELNIYLVIHIDPICIIEGEVKEIYDYIKDYLNNFEYVDSIHDFRVIGEGEYKNIIFDVVIDTSKKISLSDGEIKSNINDHVQKVHPDYRTLITVDKHYT from the coding sequence ATGTTGTCCCAATTTTTAGTAAATAAATTTATAAAAGATCATGATAATACTCATGATATAAAAGTCCGTAATTCTTATGGATTTTTAGGCGGAATTATTGGTATCTTAGTAAATGTTGTTTTATTCACAATCAAACTTTCTGTTGGATTAATAACTTCAAGTATATCTATAACTGCTGATGCATTTAACAATTTATCTGATGCAGCATCTTCAATTATAACAATACTTGGATTTAAACTTTCAAGCATGCCTGCAGATAAAGAGCATCCATTTGGTCATGGCAGAATCGAATATATTTCTGCATTAATAGTAGCATTCATGGTTATGCTTGTAGGTGTTCAATTTATCAAATCCTCATTTCAGAAAATAATAAATCCTGATATTGTTGTATTTGAATTAATACCTTTTATCTTACTTTTAGTTTCCATTCTTCTTAAAGTATGGCTTTCAAGATTCAATAAACACATAGGAAATACGATTAATTCCTCTGCATTAAAGGCAGCTTCTGTTGATGCTTTAGGAGATGTATTTACTTCAAGCTGCGTTGCTATATCCTTTTTAGCTGCAAAGTTCACATCAATTCCAATTGATGGATACATGGGTATGGGAGTTGCATTATTTATAGTTTATTCTGGATTTAATCTTGTAAAAGAAACCTTAAATCCACTTCTTGGAGAAGCACCTGACCCTGAACTTGTAAATGCTATAAATGAAAAGGTAATGTCTTATGACAACATCTTAGGAACTCATGATCTTATAATTCATAATTATGGTCCTGGAAGATGTATGTGCTCAATTCATGCTGAAATACCAAGTGATATAAGTCTTGTAAAAATACATGAGATTATAGATAAAGCTGAAAGAGACATTTCAAATGAACTTAATATTTATCTTGTTATACATATAGATCCTATCTGTATAATCGAAGGTGAAGTTAAAGAAATTTATGATTATATTAAAGATTATTTAAACAATTTTGAATATGTTGATTCTATTCATGATTTCAGAGTTATTGGTGAAGGTGAATATAAAAATATAATTTTTGATGTGGTTATAGATACATCAAAGAAAATCTCACTAAGTGATGGTGAAATCAAGAGTAATATAAATGATCATGTCCAAAAAGTACATCCTGATTATAGAACATTGATTACTGTTGATAAACATTATACTTAA
- a CDS encoding methyl-accepting chemotaxis protein translates to MKLAIKIRIVFFIILTFTIVISALSYYEIKQAKNSIEKLAVEEQYLTKTINNMNFNFVSKAANIRGFALTGDEKLKDEYFNLSKKNDSLEEELMSMLKSSESKKYLEQFKEQDKAYSSTVENNFLPFIYEGKLKEAGDNLKYNALPIGEKAKDAMANLLNVLDKERQDRTDKFQRDIEVSKNVITIMSLIAILLSFLGAIWIIRLIIEPINKLSIGANLISKGDLTQEIKLKSNDELGQLGKAFNKMSNDLRDIIYRIIDSASTLGAASEELLASAQETASSTHQINISVSNISDGAAHQSKSIEGATDVVQKLLNKINNVSKYIQDTDERTIKAAEDSNSGLNKVEEAVIKIENIQHSATEMSYAIVNLDNYSKEIGKITEVIQNISDQTNLLALNASIEAARVGEHGKGFSVVAEEIRKLAEQSNDSAGSIAILIENIKNESENVMKSMKKSREDIENGVNAVIVAGDSFSNINREIDHVVKGTNSITKMSEEIQNDAKEITYIMENINEISQESVSGMEEISSATAEQTSVMESVTEALKNLTDLAEELQVTVNNFKV, encoded by the coding sequence ATGAAATTAGCAATAAAAATAAGGATAGTATTTTTTATTATTCTAACTTTTACAATAGTTATTTCTGCTTTATCATATTATGAAATAAAGCAAGCTAAAAATAGCATTGAAAAACTTGCTGTTGAAGAACAGTATTTAACTAAAACTATTAACAATATGAATTTTAATTTTGTATCAAAAGCAGCTAATATAAGAGGATTCGCACTAACAGGAGATGAAAAGTTAAAGGATGAATATTTCAACTTATCAAAAAAGAATGATTCATTAGAAGAAGAACTTATGAGTATGTTAAAATCATCCGAAAGTAAAAAATATTTAGAGCAATTTAAGGAACAAGATAAGGCTTATTCTAGTACTGTTGAAAATAACTTTTTACCATTTATTTATGAAGGAAAACTAAAAGAAGCAGGTGATAACCTTAAATATAATGCTTTACCAATTGGTGAAAAGGCTAAAGACGCAATGGCTAACCTACTAAATGTATTGGATAAAGAACGCCAAGATCGTACTGATAAATTTCAAAGGGATATAGAAGTTTCAAAAAATGTAATTACAATAATGTCATTAATAGCAATATTGTTAAGCTTTTTAGGCGCAATTTGGATTATACGATTAATTATAGAACCTATAAATAAGCTGTCTATTGGTGCAAATTTAATTTCAAAAGGAGATTTGACTCAAGAAATTAAATTAAAATCTAATGATGAACTAGGTCAATTAGGAAAGGCTTTTAACAAGATGTCTAATGATTTAAGAGACATAATTTATAGAATTATAGATTCAGCAAGTACTTTAGGAGCAGCAAGTGAGGAGTTATTGGCTTCAGCTCAAGAAACAGCTTCATCTACACATCAGATAAATATTTCAGTAAGTAATATATCAGATGGAGCAGCTCATCAATCTAAATCTATTGAAGGTGCTACAGATGTAGTTCAAAAGTTATTAAATAAAATTAATAATGTTTCAAAGTATATTCAAGATACAGATGAACGTACTATTAAAGCAGCAGAAGATTCGAATTCAGGATTAAATAAAGTTGAAGAAGCTGTTATTAAAATTGAAAATATACAACATTCAGCTACAGAAATGAGTTACGCAATTGTTAATCTTGATAATTATTCTAAAGAAATTGGAAAAATAACTGAAGTTATTCAAAATATTTCAGATCAGACAAATTTATTAGCACTTAACGCATCTATAGAAGCAGCACGTGTAGGAGAACATGGAAAAGGATTTTCTGTTGTTGCAGAAGAAATTCGCAAATTGGCAGAACAATCAAATGATTCAGCTGGAAGTATCGCCATACTTATAGAAAATATTAAAAATGAATCTGAAAATGTTATGAAATCTATGAAGAAAAGTAGAGAAGATATAGAAAATGGAGTTAATGCTGTTATAGTAGCTGGTGATTCTTTTAGTAATATAAATAGAGAAATTGATCATGTTGTAAAAGGAACTAATTCTATTACTAAAATGTCTGAAGAAATTCAAAATGATGCTAAAGAAATAACATATATTATGGAAAATATTAATGAAATTTCTCAAGAATCAGTATCTGGAATGGAAGAAATATCATCAGCAACTGCTGAACAAACAAGTGTTATGGAATCTGTAACAGAAGCTTTGAAAAATTTAACTGATTTAGCAGAGGAGCTACAGGTTACTGTAAATAACTTTAAGGTTTAA
- a CDS encoding M13 family metallopeptidase translates to MKKNRRIVSLLAGAAVIISMITPLSKGYAAERTGTYDLKTVNISNVRAQDDFYEAVNGEWKKNEENNINDLYGEKSTYSDIKENNDKIVKSEFESFLHNKNKYGENSDERKMADVYENYINREARNSQGIEPMEKYLSKIDSVNTMDDLAKLLGDSEIDILTNLIDFNIKENYNGSAYEIAIDPTELSLVDSGKYGSNGDYEYYSKVRDFYMSLLSKCGYSEVDSKKMIDDLFKFENSIAGSILSYDTDESQIDKSQYNILMKIDDLDREAPNIKLSSMMKSLKIDKANYIEVSEVNWLKKLNELWTQENLPLIKNYIELNVIRSSGRYLSEDMDKLYYNFIENILGVKFSDVSIQSEAYSKISSVFPISLGKLYTEKTFNEAEKADVQNIADQVMNVYKEKIKSCSWISDVTRENLMDKLNKMKINIGYSNSNQDYSNAEIKLYSHGGSLLENMINIALTARDNQIKTLNTPINKNEIIDQIIPQDVVAEYHTLNNTVVITPGIIQPELYDINDSIEEKLAGIGIVIAHEIGHSLDILGAFFDGEGNVKDIWTKEDFNKYKEKALYIMNYYSEIEALPGKYIDGELTLCENMADIQGMSCILELLKNTKDADYKLFFESYAKAYKSIKTKESYEQALVDDEHSPDKERVNVVLSQFQKFYDTYGISSDDKMYVNPENRMSPLW, encoded by the coding sequence ATGAAGAAGAATAGACGGATTGTTAGCCTGTTAGCAGGAGCAGCAGTTATAATCTCAATGATTACGCCACTATCAAAAGGATATGCAGCAGAAAGAACTGGAACTTATGATTTAAAGACTGTTAACATAAGTAATGTAAGAGCACAGGATGATTTTTATGAAGCTGTTAATGGAGAGTGGAAGAAAAATGAGGAAAACAATATTAATGATCTTTATGGTGAAAAGAGTACTTATAGTGATATAAAAGAAAATAACGACAAGATAGTAAAGTCAGAATTTGAGAGTTTTCTCCATAATAAAAATAAATATGGAGAAAACAGTGATGAAAGAAAGATGGCAGATGTATATGAAAATTATATTAATAGAGAGGCAAGAAATTCACAAGGAATAGAACCTATGGAAAAGTACCTTTCGAAAATTGATTCTGTTAATACAATGGATGACTTAGCTAAATTATTAGGTGACAGTGAGATTGATATACTAACTAATCTTATAGATTTTAATATAAAAGAGAATTACAATGGTTCAGCATATGAAATAGCTATAGATCCCACTGAATTAAGTTTAGTTGATTCCGGAAAGTATGGATCAAATGGAGATTATGAATATTATTCAAAAGTCAGGGATTTTTATATGAGTCTTTTGAGTAAATGTGGATATAGTGAAGTAGATTCAAAAAAGATGATTGATGATTTGTTTAAATTTGAAAATTCTATTGCAGGGTCAATTTTAAGTTATGATACTGATGAAAGTCAGATTGATAAAAGTCAGTATAATATTTTAATGAAGATAGATGATCTTGATAGAGAAGCACCAAATATAAAATTATCAAGTATGATGAAATCGCTAAAAATTGATAAAGCAAATTATATTGAAGTAAGTGAAGTTAACTGGTTAAAAAAACTAAATGAATTATGGACACAGGAAAATCTACCATTGATTAAAAATTATATAGAGTTGAATGTAATAAGATCATCAGGAAGATATCTTTCAGAAGACATGGACAAACTGTATTATAATTTTATAGAAAATATTTTAGGTGTGAAATTTTCAGATGTATCAATACAAAGTGAGGCATACAGTAAGATAAGCAGCGTTTTTCCAATATCACTTGGAAAATTATACACAGAAAAGACTTTTAATGAAGCTGAGAAGGCTGATGTTCAGAACATAGCTGATCAGGTTATGAATGTATATAAGGAGAAGATAAAGAGCTGTAGCTGGATAAGTGATGTTACTAGAGAAAACTTGATGGACAAGTTAAATAAGATGAAAATAAATATAGGATATTCAAACAGTAATCAGGATTATTCAAATGCAGAAATAAAATTGTATTCACACGGTGGAAGCTTATTAGAAAATATGATAAATATTGCATTAACAGCAAGAGATAATCAGATAAAGACTTTAAATACTCCAATAAATAAAAATGAAATTATTGATCAGATAATACCACAGGATGTAGTGGCAGAATATCATACATTAAATAATACAGTTGTTATAACTCCGGGAATTATTCAGCCTGAATTATATGATATCAATGATTCAATAGAGGAAAAACTTGCTGGAATAGGCATAGTTATTGCTCATGAAATAGGTCATTCATTAGATATTTTAGGAGCATTTTTTGATGGAGAAGGAAATGTTAAAGATATATGGACGAAAGAGGATTTTAATAAATATAAAGAAAAAGCATTGTATATAATGAATTATTATAGCGAAATTGAAGCATTACCTGGGAAATATATCGATGGTGAACTTACTTTGTGTGAAAATATGGCGGATATACAAGGAATGTCATGTATTTTAGAATTATTAAAAAATACAAAAGATGCTGACTATAAATTATTTTTTGAATCATATGCAAAGGCTTATAAGAGCATAAAGACCAAAGAATCATACGAACAAGCGTTAGTAGATGATGAACATTCACCAGATAAGGAAAGGGTTAATGTTGTTTTATCTCAATTTCAAAAGTTCTATGATACTTATGGAATAAGTTCAGATGATAAGATGTATGTAAATCCAGAGAATAGAATGTCTCCTTTATGGTAG
- a CDS encoding HD domain-containing protein, whose translation MKKVNEILNNTIYKKCIKEIEVMEQDRVFCRHNINHFLDMGRIAYILVLEEGLQYSKEVVYAIGLLHDIGRAQEYKNNINHDEAGVIISEKILKETSYSTDEINLILKAIANHGNKDVEDKFLNIIYKSDKLSRNCFDCKAEKECYWSIEKKNIEIKY comes from the coding sequence TTGAAGAAAGTTAATGAGATACTAAATAATACAATATATAAGAAATGTATTAAAGAGATAGAAGTTATGGAACAAGATAGAGTGTTCTGTAGGCATAATATAAATCATTTTTTAGATATGGGAAGAATAGCATACATACTTGTATTAGAAGAAGGGCTTCAATATTCCAAAGAAGTTGTTTATGCAATAGGTCTGCTTCATGATATAGGAAGAGCGCAAGAGTATAAAAATAACATAAATCATGATGAGGCAGGTGTGATCATATCAGAAAAAATATTAAAAGAAACATCATATAGCACTGATGAGATAAATTTGATTTTGAAAGCTATTGCAAATCATGGTAACAAAGATGTGGAAGATAAATTTTTAAACATAATATACAAAAGTGATAAATTATCAAGGAATTGTTTTGATTGCAAGGCAGAGAAGGAATGTTACTGGAGTATAGAGAAAAAGAATATAGAAATAAAGTATTAA
- a CDS encoding IS1 family transposase codes for MIERDWEFEKIKKYKENALRENIYNKGNVKKYKECPYCGSKSFIKYGNYNRIQRYKCKNEECKKTFSNTTNSVWKYLKHKPEKWFEFIELMGEHTTLNECSYKLGISIVTAFNWRHKIFHAIENNYKPEKFDEVVDVDTYYTEKCYKGSRNKNYTYADKVKNKFDKMYGLVPRSVSVLIAEESGKMPLIRRTENGETIVNNFNNNVLKIAVKDCYMRTDYFTNKKLKNNLLQYNKKLSNETKKKYGLKIIGNRIEDKIKEDKKKNIIAYLTAWLSRYKGIATKYINHYYNFYSLIDSEKVFDYMSIFFELLKNGSYTSVEVLRTNHVEDY; via the coding sequence ATGATAGAAAGAGATTGGGAGTTTGAGAAGATAAAAAAATATAAAGAAAATGCACTTAGAGAAAATATTTATAATAAGGGAAATGTTAAAAAATATAAAGAATGTCCTTACTGTGGAAGCAAAAGTTTTATAAAATATGGAAATTATAATAGAATTCAGCGTTATAAATGTAAAAATGAAGAGTGCAAAAAAACATTTTCAAATACAACAAATTCTGTATGGAAGTACTTAAAACATAAACCTGAGAAATGGTTTGAGTTTATTGAGCTTATGGGTGAACACACAACATTAAATGAGTGTTCATATAAATTGGGAATATCTATAGTAACGGCGTTTAACTGGAGACATAAAATATTTCATGCTATTGAAAATAACTATAAACCAGAAAAATTTGATGAGGTTGTTGATGTAGATACTTACTATACAGAAAAATGTTATAAAGGAAGCAGAAATAAAAATTATACATATGCTGATAAAGTAAAAAATAAATTTGATAAAATGTATGGACTTGTACCTAGAAGCGTAAGTGTGCTGATAGCAGAAGAAAGTGGGAAAATGCCATTAATAAGAAGAACAGAAAATGGTGAAACAATAGTAAATAATTTTAATAATAATGTGTTGAAAATTGCAGTTAAAGATTGTTATATGCGTACGGATTATTTCACAAACAAAAAATTAAAGAATAATTTGCTACAATATAATAAAAAACTTTCAAATGAGACAAAAAAGAAATATGGATTAAAAATTATAGGAAATAGAATAGAAGATAAAATAAAAGAAGATAAAAAGAAAAATATCATAGCTTATTTAACTGCATGGTTGAGTAGATATAAGGGAATTGCTACAAAATATATAAACCATTATTATAATTTTTATTCATTAATTGATTCAGAAAAAGTTTTTGATTATATGAGTATCTTTTTTGAGCTTTTAAAAAATGGATCTTATACATCTGTTGAAGTTTTAAGGACAAATCATGTTGAAGATTATTAA